One window of Ziziphus jujuba cultivar Dongzao chromosome 5, ASM3175591v1 genomic DNA carries:
- the LOC107422684 gene encoding membrane-anchored ubiquitin-fold protein 3, with translation MAGQDSIELKFRLSDGSDIGPSKYSPSTTVATLKEKILAQWPKEKENGPRTVNDLKLINAGKVLENNRTLAESRLPLELPGGVITMHVVVRPPLSDKNNDKPQNDSPNNARCSCTIL, from the exons ATGGCTGGGCAAGATTCGATTGAACTGAAATTCAGGCTCTCTGATGGCTCTGATATTGGTCCGAGCAAGTATAGCCCAAGCACCACTGTGGCAACTCTCAAGGAGAAAATACTTGCGCAATGGCCTAAAG AGAAAGAAAATGGTCCAAGAACAGTAAATGATTTGAAGCTTATCAATGCGGGAAAGGTGCTGGAAAACAACAGGACACTTGCAGAGTCCAGACTTCCACTTGAACTCCCAGGAGGTGTCATCACTATGCATGTTGTTGTGCGTCCTCCTCTTTCTGACAAAAACAATG ACAAACCACAGAATGATTCTCCAAACAATGCCCGGTGTTCATGCACAATATTGTAG